The nucleotide sequence AGTAAAATATGGTATCTCAAATTTCACACGTATTGGGGCCTTCTTTTCAGGGGTTGCTTCTTCCGAGGTTATGCTGGGAAGACTAAATTCTGCTCTACACATATATTCCTGATAGATTAAAAGGTCCAGGGAGTTAGAGCAATAGAGCAAAGAATAACATGGAAGCCAAAGTGTTCATATGGAACTGTATCAGGACCTACCTTGCCACCAGGAAATGATTTAATTTTCCAGACCATTGCGTCTCTCTCGGGTGCATATGCCGCAGAACCCATTGAAGTCCTTATATTTGGGTTTGTGGCATCATAGGGTACAGGTACTTCAATTTCTACATTTGTTCCCGTGCTGGAAATGAGAAAAACAAATGCTATGTAAGTTGGTCATTCATGCCACCAGAGGCACATTATTATTGTTAGAAACAGGCACCTTCTTTCCTTGAACTGGCTCCTTGCCTTCACCATGATCTCTATCCGGCTTCTTGAATGCTTCTCAACTTGTGCTTCTACCCAGATCAGAGGCTTCACCTGCAGGAGGGACCAAAGCAAGATGTTTCATGCACTAATGTCAAATGTGTGCCAGGACTTGGCATCTCATATGTCACCAAATGGTTCCTGGTTGTAAAACACAAAGAACAAACCTGTGTGGTGAGTCGGTAAGTCATTAGATCAAAAGCTCCATCCGGAGGGACGAATGATATAGTCCTATCATTCTCAAATCTGGTCAACCGAACACACCTAAAAAAAGGATTGGTCAATATAAACCCTAAAGTGACTACTAAGATAAAATGAATATAGTAATCGTGTGATCTTACTGATGAAATTTGATATCATCCAGATCTATTGCTTTTCCTTTAGTTGCTCGGCCTTGAGCTTCCAAAAGAACTCTATCATTCAACCCAAGTTTACACTCCGGCATTCCACTGTTACAAATACATGCATATCAGCCATGATGAATATATCTCACAGGATATACAGGGAAAACATAGTCGGATAATATTTGGACCCGTTAACCCGAAAGACCAGAAGTTGAAACCAGCTGGTTCGAGTCAAAGTTTAATTATCATTTGTAACTTAAATAATCCAGTTCATTTATCAGGTACAACTTGATGATATTATCTGTAAGAGAACTAAGTAAAGTCTGCTTGTTCAAGACACACTTGCAATACGTATGTTGTAGTTGACAGGGTATGTATACACTTTATTAGTCTTTATTCCTCACTGTCAATTTGTTTGAACTGCTACTACACACTCCTAATTTAAAAGGTTACAGGAATGTGTTGGATAATATAatctagctacatcttcacagagCTACATGGATGTGATTCACATTAAATTTATTACTACAAGCAGCTGACTTATAAGCATAGAGTGAATTTGCAGTATGACTGTGGGAATGATATCATGGAGTTACCTCAGAAATGTCCGCATCTTCAGCGCGCCGATGATGTCAGATCTCACAATCTGCCCATTGCTATTGACAAGAATGTTGACACTCTCAACCACATCCAAGAACACCTGCGATACACAAGTCAACAATTTTCCCATCACACAACCATCAAAGTGAAGCAGAGTAAACAGGGGCAGGGGTGTAATGTATCGCACTTCATTCTTCTTGTATCGAATCCCCTCGCTCCGCCATGACACGGCATTCGTCACTGCCATGGGTGGCCTCTGTGTGACCTCCATCCTGTATGCATCGGTCTTAATGAACTCACTCAGGATCGTCGCCTCTGTGTATTGCGGATAGCCAAAGTCCATCATCTCATCAAGTAGCTCATACTGCGCAGAACAAAGGGCGTCCATAAGCCCCTCCAATATCAGTGGCAGCAACTCAAACTGAACCAAACCCAACTCATGTAACGCAGAAACGCACCACATACCACGACGACGAAGTTGTCCCTCAGAGATTCCTCCTCCAactcctcaaagtagtgcttgaaCACCTGCGCCCACGCACAGATCACGTGAGCAGAATGCCCGTTGCTACTACTTGCTCGCAATGCTAAAGAGAGGCACTGCTCGCTGCAGTGAGAATGGCGGCGTACGTACATCGACGAGGCGGTGGAGGAAGAGCAGGATGCTGGCGGCATTGCAGTTCTGGCGGGCGGCGGTGAGGAGGAAGACGTTGTT is from Triticum aestivum cultivar Chinese Spring chromosome 1B, IWGSC CS RefSeq v2.1, whole genome shotgun sequence and encodes:
- the LOC123143085 gene encoding AP-1 complex subunit mu-2; the protein is MAGAVSALFLLDIKGRVLVWRDYRGDVTALQAERFFTKLLDKEGDAEVHSPVVHDGAGVSYTFIQHNNVFLLTAARQNCNAASILLFLHRLVDVFKHYFEELEEESLRDNFVVVYELLDEMMDFGYPQYTEATILSEFIKTDAYRMEVTQRPPMAVTNAVSWRSEGIRYKKNEVFLDVVESVNILVNSNGQIVRSDIIGALKMRTFLSGMPECKLGLNDRVLLEAQGRATKGKAIDLDDIKFHQCVRLTRFENDRTISFVPPDGAFDLMTYRLTTQVKPLIWVEAQVEKHSRSRIEIMVKARSQFKERSTGTNVEIEVPVPYDATNPNIRTSMGSAAYAPERDAMVWKIKSFPGGKEYMCRAEFSLPSITSEEATPEKKAPIRVKFEIPYFTVSGIQVRYLKVIEKSGYQALPWVRYITMAGEYELRLI